One window from the genome of Bacillus tianshenii encodes:
- a CDS encoding phage tail tape measure protein, with protein sequence MIELFDLVGRIVIEHAGAIREIGRIESRAAQAAESVGRSFNELGNKFNDIGQNFQDVGGNLAAGITAPIVGIGGLAVSAAMEYENLVADIQAQTGVVKAEAESLAKSVQNVFYEGFGESQEQVANALITTKQLFKDIKDEAELEEITRNAVMLEQKFDQDINSTLRAAKQLMTTFGDDSKKAFDMMTYAIQNGADFSDELMDSISEYAPQFKALGYTSEEMMNIFVKGAEKGVWSLDKLGDTAKETFLLIGEEGRKDSIEALEALGLPAEKVMEQIRSGGEESNAAFATVMASLAAIEDQAERDALAIALMGTPLEDLGPEFTTFFAEVQGGLEGYEGAADKAGEAIKEAFPARMRRVIGDAKEALIPLGEVLLDIAEQWLPVISEKIQLLSGWFNSLTSEQQKNIVKWGAFAAAIGPLLMIIGTLAGSIGNIFTLFSILSQFMGGIPSVIGKVIGAFSKAGGAASKFGQIIGKTPSVLGNVFGIFGRLSGFLARFAGMLIPLLTNPWTIAIALIVGAVVGLVVLVVRNWNKISRATQRLGNRFRRFANDVGRALANAANNVRRKFQQMLNIIGSFSGKFFQKGAEVVNGLVKGIQSKVKAAREAISDVADNVMGFFKKKLGIASPSKVFVEYGGFLGEGLEVGMTRYLPKIGQAAEKMANATELSNLAIPSIIDKGKQRGQVMRSNIGRETNPTKNTGPVTKTFIGGQQGETIKIENLYLNVKNVADVDSIEKLRKNIQTYASQDFFNYAIRKL encoded by the coding sequence GGGAATCTAGCTGCTGGGATAACAGCACCTATTGTCGGCATTGGTGGTTTAGCCGTAAGTGCTGCGATGGAATACGAAAACCTTGTCGCAGATATTCAAGCGCAAACAGGAGTTGTTAAAGCGGAAGCTGAATCTTTGGCGAAGTCGGTCCAAAACGTTTTCTATGAGGGTTTTGGTGAGTCCCAGGAGCAAGTTGCTAATGCATTGATTACAACAAAACAGCTTTTTAAGGATATTAAGGACGAAGCCGAGCTTGAGGAAATTACTCGTAATGCCGTGATGCTCGAGCAAAAGTTCGATCAAGACATTAACAGCACTCTTAGAGCAGCAAAACAATTAATGACCACTTTTGGCGATGATAGTAAAAAAGCTTTTGATATGATGACATATGCCATTCAAAACGGAGCTGATTTTAGCGACGAATTAATGGACTCTATTTCTGAATATGCTCCACAGTTCAAGGCACTTGGCTATACATCAGAAGAAATGATGAACATCTTTGTAAAGGGTGCTGAAAAGGGCGTTTGGTCACTAGACAAGCTTGGAGATACTGCAAAAGAAACATTTTTGCTGATTGGTGAAGAAGGAAGAAAAGACAGCATTGAGGCTTTGGAAGCCCTCGGCCTGCCAGCAGAAAAAGTAATGGAGCAAATTCGGAGTGGCGGAGAAGAATCGAATGCTGCGTTTGCTACCGTCATGGCCTCATTGGCAGCTATTGAAGACCAAGCAGAACGTGACGCGTTGGCAATTGCCTTGATGGGAACACCCCTAGAAGATTTAGGTCCAGAATTTACGACGTTTTTCGCTGAAGTTCAAGGTGGCCTTGAAGGGTATGAGGGAGCTGCAGACAAAGCAGGAGAGGCAATTAAAGAGGCATTTCCTGCACGAATGAGAAGAGTCATAGGGGATGCTAAAGAAGCCTTGATACCTCTTGGAGAAGTTCTTCTTGATATTGCTGAACAGTGGCTTCCAGTTATATCGGAAAAAATTCAGTTGTTATCAGGGTGGTTTAATTCACTTACTTCTGAACAACAGAAAAATATCGTGAAATGGGGTGCGTTTGCAGCTGCAATTGGACCTCTCTTAATGATTATTGGGACATTGGCTGGCTCAATCGGAAATATATTCACGCTTTTTTCTATACTTTCACAGTTTATGGGCGGTATTCCGTCAGTAATTGGAAAAGTTATTGGCGCATTCTCAAAAGCCGGTGGAGCTGCTTCAAAGTTTGGACAAATAATAGGGAAAACCCCTTCTGTTCTTGGAAATGTTTTTGGGATATTTGGTAGGTTAAGCGGTTTTTTAGCTAGATTTGCAGGCATGTTAATACCATTACTTACAAACCCTTGGACTATTGCAATAGCACTCATTGTTGGGGCTGTAGTAGGACTTGTTGTATTAGTTGTTCGAAACTGGAATAAAATCTCGAGGGCAACACAAAGATTAGGTAATCGATTTCGAAGATTCGCAAATGATGTAGGAAGAGCCTTAGCAAATGCAGCGAATAATGTAAGGCGAAAATTCCAACAAATGCTTAACATCATTGGTAGCTTTAGTGGAAAGTTTTTTCAAAAAGGAGCCGAGGTTGTAAATGGATTAGTGAAAGGGATTCAATCAAAAGTAAAAGCGGCAAGAGAGGCTATTTCAGATGTTGCGGACAATGTGATGGGATTCTTCAAGAAAAAGTTAGGAATTGCTTCTCCGTCTAAGGTGTTTGTGGAATACGGTGGATTTTTAGGTGAAGGGCTAGAGGTTGGGATGACCAGGTACTTGCCTAAAATCGGGCAAGCTGCAGAAAAAATGGCGAATGCAACAGAGTTATCTAATCTGGCTATCCCATCTATAATCGATAAAGGCAAGCAAAGAGGACAAGTTATGCGATCAAACATCGGAAGAGAAACCAATCCTACAAAAAACACAGGTCCTGTTACCAAAACTTTTATTGGCGGTCAGCAAGGAGAGACTATTAAAATCGAAAATCTATATTTAAATGTAAAAAATGTTGCGGATGTTGACTCAATTGAAAAGCTTCGAAAAAACATTCAAACGTACGCTTCCCAAGACTTCTTTAATTATGCAATTCGAAAGCTGTAG